The window CAAAAGCCTGAGTTCACCAATTCCCGGTCCGGGGCTATGTACAAATCACCAACAGGATGGGGCTGTTGAGGAACGTGTCTCgagctgtttattttccagcatcagtctcattacatggttatgacaatgggaagatgccagcagctcatgtcctaagcagcagacaaagaactcaatgttacaacttactttaaaagtttttttaccaatcccacaaagcaaaagcatattgacggtagttctatccaaccactataagcacaggtgcctttggttaaaacaatgcttgtttattttgaatacaatacctgcttgtaagccttaaaacacaatgcacagagctcaaGCTTAGAACTTCCTAGTATCTCGTTAGATATACTtctctgtagcttagggagttattctaccAAGTGTTAATACAAAacccattgttctatttgtccttactttctACTTATATAACATTTCTGCTGACAAATCATATGGCTACCACTTAGCTCTAATCActgttctgctgtctctgaggcctgccttttgcagctttcccaaacccctatGATTTTAAGGTTTCCCACACTCACTGTCACGAAAGCACTCTGGGTAGCTAAGAtaaaaaaaggcaattgcagTTTTAAAGATAAATTTCAAGTGGCAAGCAGGAGAGTGGCAAGAGCAGCCATGATCTCCAATTCCcaaggcaaaggcagcagcagcctcctgctaCCACATCAGGGTGAGTAAAACAGTGCTGAAAACAGCGCTGGAACCCGatcctttcttcctctgaggGCTGGCTCAGGACAGCACAGGCGGGCCCTGAGGAgtcagggctgtgtgtgggtgATTGCTGCTCTAGTCCAGAATTGAGCTGGAAAAAGCCCTTGGGAGCcgaggcaggagcaggtgggaaggggccagcgctgctgctgctcctggccggGAGCCccggctgggccgggccggcgccCCCTGcgctgcggctgctgctgctgccagagccggGCGGGACTCGGGGACAGGGAACGGACACGGGGGGACAGCAAAGGCCTGGcggctgcagggatggtggcGCTCGGGCCAGCGCCAGCACAGAGCTTCAGCCCGCAGGTAACCCCGAGGGAAAGGCTGGGGAAAGGCTCCATTTCAGCCTTTCTGCACTCGTGGCTGTGAAGGGACCGAAATAAAAGGAGAACAAGCAGGGCTTGACCCCTTCTCCTTTGGGAGGAGCCACAGGAcatggggctgtgaggggccatGAGGGGCTGCGAGGAGCTTTGGGACGCTGTGAACGGCTGTGATGGACCATGATGGAACTGCAAGGGGTTGTAAGGGGCCATGAAGGGCTTTTGAGGGGCCatgaggggctgctggggacctTGAGGGGGAGAAGGTCTCTGAGAAGCTGTGGGAGGCCAGGCACCTCATGGAACAATGGATCCATTATGACACTGTGGAGACAAGGAAACTGTTGTTGGCTGTACAAAAGCTCATGGAAGCAAAAGTCCATCGTGACATtctggggcctcatggaatcCTGGAGACTATTATGGCACTTTGAGCCTTGTTGAATcaaggggctctgcagggccttgTGTAATCAAGGAGATCTTTGTGACACTatgttgtagtgcgtttttatattttgtaatattttgaaatagttttgttttgtattcctatatttttcccaaatggtttatcccagactgtactcccctccctttacctgtgttatccctctcccaggatgagatcatccctaaacccccaccctggctctctgtcaatcactcagcatcccatcccccccatccagaagtttcggtccaagttgtcgagtgatttgccagaggccaggggtcagccccccaggcctagtCCCATACGCTgccctatatgtctatcccccagttcccatccctcagagatacctattggttggtaaaatgttatctacttttgctttcctcctccctttaaatgtgaccttcggacatctcccggggctctcggcaggaggccccctgaggcgcaggagctcctttgggatcttAATAAAagcttggattaacccctgctaagagtcggccctttatcttctaccgatgtctctggtatctcttgtgctgcaccggcgcccagcccaggtgccctcagtaccctcggggcacagacagtgtcccccgctgtcggccgtgttggggctgctccccccagtgtctgccgactcgggactggcccagggttcctgagaggctcgcagagagaccGAGACAACACTACAGGGACTTGAGAAAGCAATGAGAACATTCTGGCACCCTGAGTCCCCATGgcaccaaggggccattgtgacaccaTAGGtcctcatggaagcaaggggccagtgtgacacaggcaggccttgtggaaccaagggtccattgtgaTCCTGGGGAGCCCAAtagaaccaaggggccattgtgcaTTTCCATGGAACAAAGGGAACCATTTTGACACTGCAAGacctcatggaagcaaggggccattgtgccgctgcagagccaaggagaccattgtggtATTGCTGGGCCTTATGGAAACAAAGATCTCTTGTGATACTATGGAGCCTCATGACACCAAGAGGCCATTGTAATGCTGCAGGGCCCCAGGGATCCAAGAACATGGGAAAGTTCTGGTTGGCTTGGCTTAACTGTTCCAGCTGACCTTGGCATGTTGCAGGTTGCTTCTCATCTAGCTCATCTAGCCCCCGAGTTCTGTGGTTTCCTTCCTGTGCGAAAGAATTCTCCTTTACCTCCGGAGGTTCATGGCTGAAATTGGGATTCTACCTCCATATCTGATTAAATCCACAGATTATCCCATATGAAACCTGCCAGCACAGACAGCTCTGGATGGCCTTGGCATGTTGGGGGCCACTTCTCATCTGTCCTCAAAACAATGCGGGGGGGAGGGTGGgtgtgcttttctttccataGAAAAGAACATCTTTCAATGGATGTGTCCATAGCCAAAATTGGGAATCTGCTTTCAAAATTCCATATATCCAAGGATagctcccagacaaaagctgccaagACAAAcaggtctggctggccttggcctcctTGGAGCTGTCTCTAATCAGCCtttgaaacactggggctctgccctCTCCTTCCTGTGGagaagaactgtcattctggtccAGGCACTCATGGCTGAAATGGAATTCCACCTCCAAAACTCCCCAAATATCCAAGGGTTGctttcagacaaaagctgcaAGGACAGACAGGTCTGGCTTGCCTTGGCCTCTGGTGACTGCCTCTGATCTGCCTTCAAaaccctggggctctgtggtTTCCTTCCCGTAGAAAAGAACCGTCCTTCTGGTCCAGGCACCCATGGCCTCAAGCACATGAGTACTGTACAGTGAGACCCAGGAGCTCTGGTCTCAGTGGGGTGCAGACTgaggacagcagaggagagccctgggaggggctgcagggtggaTCATTTTAACATGGTAGACaacagccagagaaagaaaaaaatcaaagctaaGGGAACCTGGGGAAGACCAGagtaggaaaaaagagaaagggatttccctcacagggaagggctgtggagCAACACATCCCCCAGAAGGAGTCTGGGTCAGccccaggctttgtgtgggcaggcagaggcaggcaggaggcagagctgccagcaaaggaagggcccagccaggtggggcagccgggggatgccgacagcctgcagggacagaggcgcagggcagggacaccgtaggacagcctgggctgcacagagcacaggcatgggcagcagctgcaagacagccctgccagagccaacttgggcagcactttggccatggctgctgggcctgggcctgaggcaggagcaggagacaagtgacccttgcaggcctggggcctcatggcctccttgtccctgctcagcagcctggcaggggccgccccatgctcctgcccttggcattgcacatccccaagtgccagtgcccatcccggcaagagccctgagcaaggagggagggacaggatctgcctggccaggccctggggctcaggccttggccctttgcattcctcaaacacatccagctttgctcagcaccagagacaccttggccttgtttgtccccagctgtcatcactgcctccagTGTTCTTGCTCTAAgtggaacctggggacactttctcaGTCATGTTCCACAATGGGACCCATTAAAACTTGAAGAAACTTTGCAGTTTCAATTTAAgtttgagttcttgagaagttttttgatcactctctcagggactgagtctgatgtaaacaacaccaaatccccaagaggctcattaaagtccttgtgctgtgtctgtgctgctgagctttaaaggaacagctcttcccagggccagctcctctcccagcccagcagggctgagggctctgcctgcaggcactgagggcacaggagccaggcagagacaggctgaaggcaatcagGATTGGGAAGACATTGAGCTGAGACTCCACTTGGGGAAagatcttcacagccctgtgcatggtgagtgtgtgggtgcagggcaatgtcccctgtgctcctggagggatctcctgaagccagcacaccccagagccagggggatgtgtcaggaggactctcccagtttctctgtggcacaggaggagcaggagcaggaggaggaggatgtgctgcagagcggggctgccctgggcaccgtcagagggacagggcaggacggctcctgctgccagggacggctgcaggggctgaagctggggctgcagccagggctgcccagggctgtcctgcacagcagctcctgcagccctcagggctcttggccagcccagggcatgtgccacctgccaggggcagctctcagcctgcctggcagctccccatggacgctgcaggggagaagttccaggtgcaaggagccacccccatcagggcagattcctcctactctggagatggtgctgcatggccagggctgctctcagctttctcctaaagggaagggaaaggggctgtcagctttggctgtgtccctgtgttccGCACAGGTAGAGAAGTAGTTTTAAGGGAATTCCTAAAATAACTCCATAGGATTGACTCAAAGAGCTTGTCAATGTCTTGTTTCAACAATCCACCATGGCCAGAGTGAAggaatgtccaacagcagctccatcaggcacttcctcctgctggcattggcagacacgcggcagctgcagctcctgcacttctgcctcttgctgggcatctccctggctgccctcctgggcaacggcctcatcatcagcgctgtagcctgcggccaccacctgcacacgcccatgttctgcttcctgctcaacctggccctcagcgacctgggctccatctgcaccattgtccccaaagccatgcacaattccctctgggacaccagcaacatctcctactcagcatgtgctgcacaggTGTTTCTGTTTGCgtttttcatttcagcagagttttccctcctgaccatcatgtgctacgaccgctacgtgtccatctgcaaacccctgcactatgggaccctcctgggcagcagagcttgtgcccacatggcagcagctgcctgggccagtgcctttctcaatgctctgctgcacacagccaatgcattttccctgcccctgtgccatggcaatgccctgggccagttcttctgtgaaatcccacacatcctcaagctctcctgctcacactccaAACTCAGAGAACTTGCACTTCTTAGTATTATTGCCTGTTTAGCTTCTGGATGTTTTGTGTTCATggttttctcctatgtgcagatcttcagggctgtgctgaggatcccctctgagcagggacggcacaaagccttttccacctgcctccctcacctggccgtGGTCTCCCTGTTTCTCAGCACTGCCATTTTTGCCAACCTGAAGcccccctccatctcctccccatccctggatctggccctgtcagttctgtactcagtggtgcctccagccctgaaccccctcatctacagcctgaggaaccaggagctcaaggctgcagtgtggaCACTGATCACTGGATGCTTTCAGGAACAATAAACTTCTGGGAAATTTATGCAAgtcatttgtaaaaaaaaaaaaaatcctcgaTAGTActtgttcattttattttggaacTTCATTTTATTGTCTTCGTTTTTAATATTGTCCACAAAGCAAGGTCCTTTTTTCTAccatttcttattttgtttctctccacCTTTACCGTGACCCACTGACTGTGTCAATGAAGAGTTTTGCTCTCAGTGGCTTTAAATGAGCTAAAGGATCTCCCAGCAAAGTTTTCACCAGGGATGCCCCTTCTGTTccctctctggagctgcagcagcagtgtctgtgtgcagagctggggcagatcagtgctggcccagcagctgtgcccagcagcagcagcagcacttggtgttgccagtgctgctgccgtggccctgccccactgccctggtggccctggtgttgctgcagggcctgagtgctctcggggccgggcacagccctgggggtggcagtgccggggctgcagcagggacaggccatgggcactgctggggcagcgctgacgcctcagcccagggcctgggggctccaggcttcttgcccaggctctctcaagaacacggccaggccaatgctcagcacagaaacccccatgagcagccccaggctggccgtgggcaggctgggggcaaacagcatggctggggctctgcaagggccctggggcagatgggaaggagcagcagagcaggggctgatccatccccagtgcgctgcacagcccaggacagCGACCCAGAGCgtcctcatgcagctgccaacaacatcccccctctgcagccctggcctctcccccagctcacacaggtgccccatccttgcaggcacagacacggcagcactggctcagcagcccctgtttgcattgcacacagcagggggagcacccccatgctgttgctgtggggacatgaacctgagcgagcacaaatgccatcagcccctggggccagcaagggctgggggacaccagggaaaccactcagctttgtcctggcctctgcactcagccagaaagtttgttcccatcagctgggagtttcctgtgcctctgcagacgctgttgctcagagccagggctgcctggtagccacccccaaactgccccaagcatttccttggcttcacctttgctttctttcctctttcctgatcCAGATTTCTTCCTATTGCCCatcactgtcccctcccctgcaaaCAACCCATCCCTGtttgccctttcctctctggcccCACTCCCCATTGCAGTTCCTGACCTGGCCCCATGGGAAtgtcccttgggcagcaggatcatcctacaagtgctgcaggaattgtctgcaggctcctgcagtgcctgctgctgctcccttgccagaggcaccccaggccagggctgccatctgggctgctgtgtctggctctggggctccctgttctgggcagtgaggaggggctgcagaggctctgcaggactgacaggatgggctttggggctgccaggagaagctgagggacctggTCTGCTGGAGCTTCTgaagaggaggcccagggctcctcctgcaACTGCTCCAAGGGTGGttccagagaatcacagaataagcaaggttggaaaagaccttggagatcatcaagtccaacctgagccct of the Molothrus aeneus isolate 106 unplaced genomic scaffold, BPBGC_Maene_1.0 scaffold_34, whole genome shotgun sequence genome contains:
- the LOC136570528 gene encoding olfactory receptor 14J1-like, producing MSNSSSIRHFLLLALADTRQLQLLHFCLLLGISLAALLGNGLIISAVACGHHLHTPMFCFLLNLALSDLGSICTIVPKAMHNSLWDTSNISYSACAAQVFLFAFFISAEFSLLTIMCYDRYVSICKPLHYGTLLGSRACAHMAAAAWASAFLNALLHTANAFSLPLCHGNALGQFFCEIPHILKLSCSHSKLRELALLSIIACLASGCFVFMVFSYVQIFRAVLRIPSEQGRHKAFSTCLPHLAVVSLFLSTAIFANLKPPSISSPSLDLALSVLYSVVPPALNPLIYSLRNQELKAAVWTLITGCFQEQ